The following proteins are co-located in the Dyadobacter chenwenxiniae genome:
- a CDS encoding thioredoxin domain-containing protein — protein sequence MKNLIILLFASLVATGTFAQQSKKRELLTFEAFEEKLKAAGKDAQILDARLPEEYQQNHLEGALSFSIANKADFEKYTAKLSKEKPTFIYSIGNGRSGVLAQDLRNAGFQDVTEIPGGLSKWIGLGRPVISTTGKGLSLDEYTASLKSDKLVLVDFGSRYCPGCKKLDPTIDSIKTEQASHVKVLKIEAYENKNLVKELGVVGLPTLILYRNNQVVWQKKGGATKAEIEKVLHSQTL from the coding sequence ATGAAAAATCTAATCATTTTACTGTTTGCGTCGCTGGTAGCAACGGGCACATTTGCCCAGCAATCTAAAAAAAGGGAACTGCTGACTTTTGAGGCATTCGAGGAAAAGCTGAAAGCGGCCGGTAAAGACGCTCAGATCCTGGATGCGCGCCTGCCCGAAGAATATCAGCAGAATCATCTGGAAGGCGCATTAAGTTTTAGCATTGCCAATAAGGCGGATTTTGAAAAGTACACGGCAAAGCTCAGCAAAGAAAAGCCGACCTTCATCTACTCGATCGGAAACGGCCGCAGCGGCGTACTGGCGCAGGATCTTCGGAACGCAGGCTTTCAGGATGTAACGGAAATCCCGGGTGGGTTAAGCAAATGGATCGGCCTGGGAAGACCCGTGATTTCGACAACCGGAAAAGGACTTTCCCTCGACGAATACACCGCGTCGTTAAAAAGCGACAAGCTCGTTTTAGTCGATTTTGGCTCGCGTTACTGCCCTGGCTGCAAAAAGCTGGACCCAACCATCGATTCCATTAAAACAGAGCAGGCTTCGCATGTAAAAGTCCTTAAAATTGAGGCTTATGAAAATAAAAACCTGGTGAAAGAACTGGGTGTTGTGGGTTTGCCCACACTGATTTTATACAGAAATAATCAGGTCGTATGGCAGAAAAAAGGCGGCGCTACCAAAGCCGAGATCGAAAAGGTCCTGCATAGCCAGACATTGTAA
- a CDS encoding sugar O-acetyltransferase, whose protein sequence is MKTEKEKMLAGELYIALDPQLTQERTQTRLLLLELNAGREDEPEKRAAILRQLIPNAGENLWLQPPFYCDYGTNMIVGDNVFFNFNCVVLDVTYVRIGSRTLFGPNVQVYTATHPIDHVTRASGVESAKPITIGEDVWIGGSAVINPGVTIGDRTIIGAGSVVTKDIPADVFAAGNPCRVIRSLVETPA, encoded by the coding sequence ATGAAAACCGAGAAAGAAAAAATGTTGGCCGGCGAGCTATACATCGCCCTGGACCCGCAATTGACCCAGGAGCGCACCCAAACCCGTTTGCTGCTGCTGGAACTGAATGCTGGGCGGGAAGACGAGCCGGAAAAGAGGGCGGCTATTTTAAGACAATTAATTCCAAATGCAGGCGAAAACCTCTGGCTGCAACCGCCGTTCTACTGCGATTATGGAACCAACATGATTGTTGGCGACAATGTGTTCTTCAACTTCAATTGTGTTGTGCTTGATGTGACTTATGTGCGCATCGGCAGCCGCACGCTATTCGGGCCTAATGTTCAGGTATATACTGCAACGCATCCGATCGATCACGTCACAAGGGCTTCGGGCGTGGAATCGGCCAAGCCAATCACTATTGGGGAAGATGTTTGGATAGGAGGCAGCGCGGTGATTAATCCAGGCGTAACCATTGGCGACCGTACAATTATCGGAGCGGGAAGTGTGGTAACCAAGGACATTCCGGCCGATGTGTTCGCTGCCGGTAATCCCTGCCGCGTCATTCGCTCATTGGTCGAAACCCCTGCCTAA
- a CDS encoding Hsp70 family protein, with product MTTSVFCGIDFGTSNSSLAVANQDDVFLVPVENNHQTIPSAMFFARKDNHAYFGREATERFLTRQPGRLMRSLKRVLGSSAMRQGTMVNGELMKFDQIIAAFLDQMKRKAEADCKTELRHVVMGRPVHFVDNDPAADQRAENELKQIAKNLGFEHVGFQYEPIAAAFAHEARLTDEKLAIVVDLGGGTSDFTIIRLSRANSTKHDRNEDILANTGVRLGGNDFDRDLSLARMMPELGFRSKYGAKNLEVPSYHYFDLSEWSKVNFLYTNRILFQAKQLLRETHDQVRYGRLISVLEQETGHAVLAETEKIKIGLASSETFAAALDFIDQDLRIDVDRKDFDAAIGTKTERIVQSARECLQAAGVTPERIGLVIMTGGSTEIPLIQHHFRRLFPAAQWSEENKLSSVGLGLAYDARNRFS from the coding sequence ATGACGACTTCTGTTTTTTGCGGTATTGATTTTGGCACCTCCAATTCCAGCCTGGCTGTGGCAAATCAAGACGATGTTTTCCTGGTCCCGGTTGAAAACAACCACCAGACCATTCCCAGCGCCATGTTTTTTGCCAGAAAAGACAACCACGCCTATTTTGGCCGTGAAGCTACGGAGCGATTTTTGACCCGCCAGCCAGGGCGCTTAATGCGCAGTCTGAAAAGGGTTTTGGGCAGTTCGGCTATGCGGCAGGGAACCATGGTTAACGGCGAGCTGATGAAATTTGATCAAATCATCGCCGCATTCCTGGACCAGATGAAACGCAAGGCAGAAGCAGATTGCAAAACCGAGCTGCGTCATGTTGTGATGGGCCGGCCCGTGCATTTTGTGGACAATGACCCGGCTGCGGACCAGCGTGCAGAAAATGAGTTGAAACAAATAGCCAAAAACCTGGGATTTGAACACGTAGGCTTCCAGTATGAACCTATTGCGGCCGCATTCGCCCATGAAGCAAGGCTTACGGACGAAAAGCTGGCAATCGTGGTTGATCTGGGTGGTGGAACATCCGATTTTACCATTATCAGGTTATCGAGAGCAAACTCCACCAAGCACGACAGAAACGAAGACATTCTGGCCAATACAGGCGTGCGGCTTGGCGGAAACGATTTTGACAGGGACCTTAGTCTTGCCCGGATGATGCCCGAGTTGGGTTTCCGCTCGAAATACGGCGCCAAAAACCTGGAAGTCCCTTCGTATCATTACTTTGATCTTTCCGAATGGAGCAAAGTAAACTTTTTATATACCAACAGAATATTGTTTCAAGCCAAACAACTGCTTCGCGAAACACATGATCAGGTGCGTTATGGCAGGCTGATCAGCGTGCTTGAACAGGAAACGGGACATGCCGTGCTTGCCGAAACAGAGAAGATCAAGATTGGCCTGGCCAGCAGTGAAACCTTTGCCGCTGCGCTCGATTTTATCGATCAGGATCTGCGCATTGATGTGGACAGGAAGGATTTTGATGCTGCTATTGGCACAAAAACCGAGCGAATTGTCCAATCAGCAAGAGAATGTCTGCAAGCGGCAGGCGTAACGCCTGAAAGGATCGGACTGGTGATCATGACCGGCGGTTCAACCGAGATTCCGCTTATTCAGCACCATTTCCGGCGGCTATTCCCGGCTGCTCAATGGTCCGAGGAAAATAAACTTTCCAGCGTAGGGTTAGGTCTGGCCTATGACGCAAGGAATCGCTTTTCATAA
- a CDS encoding MFS transporter: MRLKLTDKLMLMILSAGIFLSVIDIFIVNVAIPSIKKGVHGTDTHMQLVIALYLLGYAVFLLAGGKLGDVYGKKNVYVTGMVLFTIASGCCGFAQTAWQLNVARLFQGISAAFMVPQGIAYIQVLFNDPKQRTSAFGIYGSIAGTASVIGQLLGGILPDLTLIDESWRLVFLINLPIGFISAALAIKFLPQHKVIQSARFDFSGSMLLTIALTGLVLPIILGRELNWPLWSLMLLAFSVILLFVFVYIQKRKQTTGRHPLINFELFAFKDFRIGLYASVCYFLVQDTYFLINTVLMQTGFGLSSSITGMFFVVQGLGYMSASLTSVRFVALHGKNVLLTGIIIMVVSLAFHILILRTAQINLFVLIPTLFLYGAGCGTVLPSLLSVSLKNIPSEFAGAASGTYATCQQISIALGIGILGGLFYDLLGSQHTIEDFSSAYRITSLINMMLLLVVGVLVLFLPKTQQTCLCAQHSFGLPGK, translated from the coding sequence ATGCGCTTAAAATTAACCGACAAGCTCATGCTGATGATCCTGTCAGCAGGCATTTTCCTTTCAGTTATCGATATATTCATTGTTAATGTTGCGATCCCATCCATTAAAAAAGGAGTTCACGGAACAGATACCCACATGCAGCTGGTGATCGCATTGTACTTGCTTGGCTATGCCGTTTTTCTGCTAGCTGGTGGAAAATTGGGCGACGTTTATGGGAAGAAAAATGTCTACGTCACCGGCATGGTCCTGTTTACCATTGCCTCCGGTTGCTGCGGTTTTGCCCAAACCGCCTGGCAGCTGAATGTGGCCCGGTTGTTCCAGGGAATCAGTGCAGCTTTTATGGTCCCGCAGGGAATCGCCTACATCCAGGTTTTGTTCAATGATCCAAAGCAGCGTACCAGCGCATTCGGAATCTATGGAAGCATTGCTGGCACTGCATCTGTCATTGGCCAGTTACTGGGAGGCATTTTGCCTGACTTGACTTTGATTGACGAAAGCTGGCGCCTGGTCTTCCTGATCAACCTGCCCATCGGTTTTATATCGGCTGCTTTGGCTATAAAATTCCTGCCCCAACACAAAGTTATTCAATCTGCCCGTTTCGACTTTTCCGGTTCGATGCTGCTCACAATTGCCTTGACGGGCCTGGTGCTACCCATTATTTTGGGCCGGGAGCTCAACTGGCCGCTATGGAGCCTCATGCTGCTGGCCTTTTCTGTCATCCTGCTTTTTGTATTTGTATACATTCAAAAAAGAAAGCAAACAACCGGCAGGCATCCACTGATCAACTTTGAACTGTTTGCATTCAAGGATTTCAGGATCGGCCTGTATGCGTCTGTCTGTTATTTTCTGGTTCAGGACACATACTTTCTGATCAACACGGTCCTGATGCAAACGGGCTTTGGCCTTAGCTCTTCAATAACCGGGATGTTCTTTGTTGTGCAAGGTTTGGGATATATGTCTGCTTCCCTGACTTCGGTGCGGTTTGTTGCTTTACATGGGAAAAATGTGCTGTTGACCGGCATCATCATCATGGTTGTTTCCCTGGCCTTTCACATTTTGATCCTTCGGACAGCTCAGATCAACCTCTTTGTTTTGATCCCGACATTGTTCTTATATGGAGCCGGATGTGGCACCGTACTGCCCTCATTGCTATCAGTATCGCTTAAAAATATACCGTCCGAATTCGCAGGCGCAGCCTCAGGAACATATGCCACTTGTCAGCAAATATCTATTGCTTTGGGGATCGGGATTTTGGGTGGTTTGTTTTACGATCTGCTTGGTTCACAGCACACTATTGAAGATTTTTCATCTGCTTACCGGATCACCTCTTTAATCAATATGATGTTATTGCTGGTTGTAGGGGTCCTTGTTCTCTTTCTGCCTAAAACCCAGCAAACTTGCCTTTGTGCGCAACATTCGTTTGGATTGCCGGGTAAATAA
- a CDS encoding winged helix-turn-helix transcriptional regulator, which translates to MENRTNDEHQPLTKARNLSLSQNNFPVTKMLKVIGGKWKILLISAIADECPARFGELKRKMDGVSQAMLTTQLRELERDGIICRKAYAESPPRVEYKLTELGKTLIDVIGVMSDWWQLYLQNQESRIFPELEFADL; encoded by the coding sequence ATGGAAAACAGAACTAATGATGAGCATCAGCCGCTTACAAAAGCAAGAAATTTGAGCTTATCCCAAAATAATTTTCCAGTTACCAAAATGCTTAAAGTCATAGGTGGCAAATGGAAAATTCTCCTCATTTCTGCCATTGCTGATGAGTGTCCGGCCCGCTTTGGTGAGCTGAAAAGAAAAATGGACGGCGTCTCGCAAGCAATGCTCACAACCCAGCTGCGTGAACTGGAAAGGGATGGGATTATTTGCAGGAAGGCCTATGCAGAGTCGCCCCCAAGGGTGGAATACAAACTGACAGAACTAGGAAAGACGCTGATTGATGTAATTGGGGTGATGAGTGATTGGTGGCAACTGTATTTGCAAAACCAGGAAAGCCGGATCTTTCCGGAACTCGAATTTGCCGACCTCTAA